In Mesorhizobium sp. J428, the genomic window GTCCTCGGCATATTCGTTCATCAGGAAGCCGACCGTGCCGCGGTTCATGCCGTAGACGCGCTTGCCGGAGTTCATCGTGTCACGCAGCGTCTGCAGCATGAAGCCGTCGCCGCCCAGCGCCACGACGACCGTCGCCTCGCTCAAATCGGTCTGGCCGTAGAGTGCGGCGAGCCGCGCGGCCGATTCCTTCGCGCCCGGCGTGTCGGCGGCAACGAAGGCGAAGCTGTCGAGTTGTGGTGTGGACATGCGGCGGCAGGCTCCTCGATTTTCGCGTAGCATGCGAGATCATCCATGCAAAGCGAGGCGGGGCGGATCGCGCCGAAGGAGGACGGGATGAAGATCGACGGTTCATGCCATTGCGGCGCGATCGCCTACGAGGCCGACATCGACCCGGCGCGGGTGCGGATCTGTCATTGCACCGACTGCCAGGTTCTCTCTGGCACGGCCTTCCGGATTACGGCTCCCGCCCGCGAGCAGGATTTCCGCCTCCTGCGCGGCGAGCCGGCGCAATATGTGAAGACGGCCGAGAGCGGGCGGGCGCGAATCCAGACCTTCTGCCGCGACTGCGGCGCGCCGCTCTACGCGACCTCGACAGGCGAGGGGCCGCGCATCTTCGGCATCAGGGCGGGCACGATCCGCCAGCGGCGAGAGCTGACGCCGCTACGCCAGTTCTGGCATCGCTCGGCGCTGCTCTGGCTGCCCGACATCGATTGTGCGGAGGCGTTCGAGACGGAGTGACTTCGTGGTTTTCTCCCGCGAGAAAATTTGCTAACGCAGCCGCGTGCCCTTGTAGCTCAGCGGTAGAGCAGCGGTTTTGTAAACCGAAGGTCGCGGGTTCAATCCCTGCCGGGGGCACCAGAAGTCCAGCAATGAAAACAGGTCGTTGACTGTTCGCTGGTGAATTTTGCCTGCCGTCGAACTGGCTTCGAAAGGGCTTACGCAGCCCTCAAGCAAACCTGCACGCGTGTAGCGCGCTGGTGGGCGATGTCGAAAAGTCCACCATTCTCTCACGTTCGGCACAGATCGAAGCGCCATCGGGCCAAGCGCCGAAGGCGCAAGTGAACCATGCGGCAAGCGGGCCGCACGGATGTGGCGATCAGCGTCGCAAGATGTGGTTTGTTGGTTTTCAAAACTACAGCGCCGGGTTGTGAATTCGCCAGAAACGATCTCGGCGCACGTCATTATCACGAAAACGTGAAGAGAAAAGATTTGTGCCTAAATGTGGTGCAGAAGGCCGAAATAGCGCAGATATCTTGGGTTTTCGTTCTAAGACGCGTTCTTCAGGCTTTGCGTGGAGACCATAGAGGTCATTTCCTGGGCAGAATTATCTGCCAGTCCGAAGGTAAGACGGCCCAACGTGCCTTTCCCTTGCGGATTTGGGATTGTCAACATTGTGCTTCTCATTAAGCTCCTCATCCGCGTGAGCCGCATGGCCATTAAAAACAATGGGGAACAGCATGAGCGAAGCATCGAGACGCGATTTCCTGAAAGGGGCGGCGGCGCTCGGCGCCGGCGCCGGGCTGATGTCAATCAATCCCAACTTCTTCGTGTCGCCAGCAGCGGCGCAAGAAGGAAAGACCCTGGTCTTCCTGTCTGCCGAGAACATCACCGGCAACTGGGACACGACCGCCCACACGACGTTGTCGCAGGGCAACATCCAGGGATTTGTGATGGGCTATCTCACGCGCACGCCGATGCGGGTCGAGAACCCCGACGAAGTGATCTACGAACTTGCGACCAGCCTGAAGCTCATCGATCCGAACACGCTCGAGATCAAGCTGCGTGAGGGCATCAAGTTCCACGACGGCAAGCCGTTCAAGGCCGAGGACGTCAAGGCGACGTTCGAATACGGTTCGCGTCCTGATCGTCCGGCGCAGTGGTATCCTGGCCCGACCGAGACGCTGACGATC contains:
- a CDS encoding GFA family protein; amino-acid sequence: MKIDGSCHCGAIAYEADIDPARVRICHCTDCQVLSGTAFRITAPAREQDFRLLRGEPAQYVKTAESGRARIQTFCRDCGAPLYATSTGEGPRIFGIRAGTIRQRRELTPLRQFWHRSALLWLPDIDCAEAFETE